In Brettanomyces bruxellensis chromosome 8, complete sequence, a genomic segment contains:
- a CDS encoding uncharacterized protein (BUSCO:EOG09264IDN), producing MQKSLTRLVQLGLASRRASQRRVATPSSVLGLSQFTRSQLGSRGFSWNTSKQYSTSKDDSEKKPEEKSQEKGKQEPKKNAEKDSEKGLNPDVAALLEKTKADLDSIQKQNSQLKDRYMRAIADFRNLQGTTQREMQKARDFALQKFSKDLIETLDNFDHAIDAVKTEDLGSNAGLSTFYDGVKMTKNVFEKTLQKHGIKKIDPLDKEFDPNLHEAVFQLEMPNKEPGTVFSVQQPGYELNGRVLRAAKVGVAKAPEGKEEKK from the coding sequence atgcagaaatCACTTACAAGACTCGTGCAGTTAGGACTGGCTTCAAGAAGGGCTTCCCAACGTCGGGTCGCTACACCTTCTAGTGTTCTTGGACTTTCACAATTCACCAGATCCCAGCTTGGATCCAGAGGCTTCTCCTGGAACACCAGCAAGCAATattcaacatcaaaagaTGATTCTGAGAAGAAACCTGAGGAGAAGTCCCAGGAGAAAGGGAAACAGGAACCGAAGAAAAATGCCGAAAAAGACTCTGAAAAAGGTTTAAATCCAGACGTTGCAGCTCTATTGGAAAAGACCAAGGCAGATCTTGATAGCATACAAAAGCAGAATTCACAACTGAAGGACAGATATATGAGGGCAATTGCTGATTTCAGAAACCTCCAAGGTACAACGCAGAGAGAAATGCAAAAGGCAAGAGACTTTGCCTTGCAGAAATTCTCCAAGGACCTTATTGAGACCCTTGACAACTTTGACCATGCCATAGATGCTGTTAAGACTGAGGACTTGGGTTCGAATGCCGGATTGTCGACTTTCTATGACGGTGTGAAAATGACCAAGAACGTCTTTGAGAAGACTTTGCAAAAGCACGGCATTAAAAAGATCGACCCATTGGACAAGGAGTTCGATCCAAACCTTCATGAAGCTGTTTTCCAACTTGAGATGCCAAACAAGGAGCCTGGCACAGTCTTTTCTGTCCAGCAGCCCGGCTATGAGTTGAATGGAAGAGTGTTGAGAGCTGCGAAGGTTGGTGTCGCTAAAGCTCCCGAGGGtaaggaggagaagaaatga